DNA from Trueperaceae bacterium:
GAACGCCAGCCAGAACGGCGTGGAGACGACGCTGCTCGACAGGGCGGAAGTAGCCAGGCGGGAGCCTGGCGTTCGGGCACGAGCGGCCCTGCTGGTACCCGCTGAAGCGATAACCGACCCGTACGAGGTGGTGCGCGGGCTGCTGTCCCAGACGCCCGAGGTACGGCTGGAGTGGCCGGTGCGCGAGGTGAGCAGCGTGAACGGTGGCGCCGAGGTTGCCGGACCTGCGGGCCGGATCGCTGCTCGCTTCGTGATCAACTGCGCCGGCCTCTATGCCGACGAGGTCGCCGCCGACGGCGCCTTCCAGATCACTCCACGACGTGGCGAGTTCCTGGCGTTCGGCGAGGGCTCGGCGGAGCGGATCAGGCATATCCTGCTGCCGGTCCCCAGCGGTCGCACCAAGGGTGTTCTCCTCTTCCCCACTGTTCACGGTCGTCTGTGCGCCGGTCCCAGCGCAATAGACCAGGTCGACAAAGAGGATTGGCGGCCGAGGGCGAACGAGCTCAGCCGGATCCGCGCCCGTGCCGCGGAGATCCTCCCCGAACTCGCTTCGGTAAAGCCTGTGGCAGCCTGGGCCGGACTCCGACCGGTCGGGCATCCGCGTAACTACTACGTCGGCTGGTCGAGCCGCGTCCCGTCGATGCTCAGCATCGCCGGCATCCGCTCGACCGGCCTCTCGTCCTGCCTCGGCCTCTCCAGCCTGGCTCTACGACTGCTCGAGGAACGAGGACTGGAATCACGCGGGCGAGAACTTCGCCCGCTCACGCCTGCGGCAGAGTCGATGCCGGTTCCCTGGTGGGAGCGGCTTAACCGGCTGAGGAACTGGAGCGGCTGATCAGCGTGAGCGTGCGGACTGGTCTCGTGCTGGGCACACGCTGCTCCCACCACGTGCCAATCGCTCAGGCCGCCGTCTGACCGTGCGCCGCGCTCGCGCAGGGTCGTGAGAGCTGAACCTGGGAGTCGATGGACCGGGCGCCGGCCACCACCGGGCGACCAAGCTTGACAACTCCCAAGTACTTGTCTAGACTCTGGCCTATACCAATTTTCTGCTGCCGGTGAACCCGCGAACTCTGAGAGCGGGGAGTCCTAGTTCAGAAAGGATGTCAACCCAAGCCCGCCCGCAACTCCTCGCCTGGTGCGCGGAACGCCGATGGCATCTCCTCGAACCCACGAGCCGCCCGGCACCGGTCGCGACACGCTCCCTGTCAGCCGCCTCCTTAGGTGAGACCGGCACCCGGAACAGCACCGGGACGTAAGGAGAGACGACGTGCTCGAACCATCCTCAAGGACACCCTCGCTCCGTAGGTCATCGCTCGCCCTGTTGTTCACGATGGCCGCGACGATCCTCGTCAGCGCCGTCGCGCAGCAGTGCCCCACGGTCTCCGATCCGCAGGGCCTGATAAGCGAGTGGCCACAGCAGCTCGAGCTGGCGGAGTTCGAGGCGCAGACCGAAGAGTCGCTCGCGTTCAGCGAGAATCCACTCTTCGCCGATGCCGTGGCGGCAGGAGAGCTGCCACCGGCGGAGGACCGCCTTCCCGCCGAGCCCCTCGTCGTCCTGCCCTATGACGACTGCGGCAGCTACGGAGGTACGCTCCGCGGTACCTCGCGCGCTCCGGAGTCGGGCACGTCGGAACTGCTCAGCTGGCGTCAGGTGAACCTCGTACGCATGAGTGACGACCTGAGCACCATCGTTCCCAACGTCGCCAAGTCGTGGTCGTGGAACGAGGATCTCAGCTCGATAACCTTCGTCCTGCGGGAAGGCCATCGCTGGTCGGACGGCGAACCGTTCACCGCCGACGACGTGGTGTTCTACATCGAGGACATCATCAAGAACGAAGAGCTCCACCCCACCGTGCCCGATCCCTGGCTCGTCGCCGGGGAACCGGTGGTGGTCGAGAAGATCGACGACCTCACCTTCACCTTCCACTTCGCAGCGCCCGCCCCCGGCCTCCTTCACTACTTCGCCACCGGCGGCTCCTACTTCGCGCCATACGCCCCGGCCCACTACTACGAACCGCTGCACATCGCCTACAACGAGAACGCCGACGAAGAAGCCAGGGAGGCCGGATTCGACGGCTGGGCACAACGTTTCGACCAGGCCTGGGACGAATGGAAGGACGCCGAGGTGCTGGCGCCCGACGCCGTCAACCGTCCCACCCTCGAGAGCCACCTGCTCGAGGTCGACGCCAACACCCAGCAGAGGGTCTTCGTAGCCAACCCCTACTACTTCAAGATCGACACGATGGGCCAGCAACTTCCCTACATCGACCGTCATCACGAGCGCTTCCTCGACGCAGAGCTGAACCTGCTGGCGATCCTCAACGGGGAGGTCGACGAGAAGGCACAGGGCGTCGCCTTCGCCGACTACCCCCTGCTCAAGGAGGGGGAGGCAGAAGGCGGCTACACGCTGCGGACACCTCCTGGTGCCGTCGGCAGCTTCATAGCGTTCAACATCACCCATCCCGACCCGGCCCTGCGCGAGATCTACAGCGACGTCCGCTTCAGGCAGGCGATGTCGCTCGCCATAGACCGGGAGGAGATCAACCAGACGCTCTACTTCGGGCTTGGCACCCCGATGCAGGCGCTGCCGCCGGAGTCCCCCTTCACCACCGATGAAGACGAGTCGTACATGATCGACTACGACCCGGAGCGGGCGAACGCCCTGCTCGACGAGATGGGGCTCGAGCGGGGCGCCAACGGCATGCGGATGAGGCCCGACGGACGCCCCCTGCAGATCCTGTGGGAGTACTCCACCCAGTTCGCAAGCTCGAACCTGGTTCAACTAGTCAGCGACTACTGGCGCGACGTGGGCGTGGCCGTGCAGGTTAGGGAAGTCACCAGCGCCCTTACCCGGGAGAAGGCCTGGAACAACCAGAACGACATCAACATGGAGTGGGACGCGCCGTTCGAGCCCAACATGATCAGCCAGATCGACACTTACGTGCCCCCCTACACCCAGACGGGCCCGCTCTTCGGTGTGCCCTGGGTCAACTGGCGGAACAGCGGCGGAGCCGAGGGTGAGGAGCCACCCGACTGGGCCAAGCGCCTCTTCGAGCTGGCGGAGGAGTGGCGCACGGTCGAACCGGGCAGCGAGCGCTACATGGAGATCGGCCGTGAGATGGTGGATATCAACCTCGAGAACCTCACCATCATCGGCCTCGTCTCCCGGCTTCCGGGCCCAACGGTGGTCTCGAACAGATTGCGCAACGTAACAGAATGGCCCGTCCAGCACTACAACTGGGGACGCACTTACCCGGTGCGAGTCGATCAGTGGTATTTCGGCGACTGACGACGAGTCCAGCGGCTGGAGGGGATTACCTCCCCCTCCAGCCCATTCCACGCCTGCTAGTTGCGGGCTGAGGGGAAACAAGGATGCGCGGTCTTCGCTTCGTAGGCTGGCGGCTGCTGTCGATGGCCGGAACCCTGCTGGCGGTGTCGGTGGTGGCGTTCGTCATCATCCAGCTGCCACCCGGTGACTTCGCCGACGCCTACGTCGCCCAGAAGAGTCAGGCGGGCGGCGCCTTCAGCCGGACCGACCTCGCCAACCTGCGCCACTCCCTGGGGCTCGACCGGCCCTGGCACGAGCAGTACCTCTCCTGGATGAGCGGCATACTCCTGAGGTTCGACTTCGGTTACTCCTGGGAGTGGCAGCGACCGGTCACCGAGCTCATCGCCAGCCGCATGCCGCTCACCCTGCTGCTCGCCTTCTCGACCCTGCTCTTCATGTACGGGGTAGCTCTTCCCATCGGCATCTACTCGGCCGTGCGGCAGTACTCGGTGGCCGACTACAGCTTCTCGCTGCTCGGCTACATCGGGCTCGCCACACCCAACTTCCTGCTCGCCCTCATCCTCATGTACTTCGGGCAGCAGTGGTTCGGCCAGAGCGTGGGTGGCCTCTTCTTACCAGAGTACGTAGGGCAACCGTGGAGCTGGGCCCGGTTCCTCGACCTGCTGGCCCACCTGTGGGTACCGGTAGTCGTCCTCGGAACCGCCGGGACCGCCTTCCTCGTTCGCTCGATGCGGGCGGTCCTCCTCGACGAGCTCGACAAGATGTACGTCCTGTCGGCCAAGGCCGGGGGGATCGCGCCGCTGCGACTGCTCATCAGGTACCCGGTGAGGCTGGCCCTCATCCCGATAGTCGCCACCCTGGGCTGGCGTCTCACCTACGTGATATCGGGCGCCCCGATCGTGGGTGTGGTCCTGGGCCTGCCCGATACCGGGCCCCTCTTCCTCAAGTCGCTGCTCAATCAGGACATGCAACTCGCCGGCGCCCTGGTGTTCATCTTCTGCGCCCTCACCATCATCGGAACCTTCGTGTCCGACCTGCTCCTCGCCCTGCTCGATCCCCGCATAAAGCTCTCGGCATGAAGACCGTCGCCGCTCCCCGCTTCCTGCACCGGCCCAAGGGTCGCCTGCGGAGCTACGACAGCGCCAGCCAGTGGCAACTGGTCTGGTGGCGCTTCAAACGTCACCGGCTCGCCATGCTGGGCCTCGCCGTACTCGGCCTCATGGTTCTTGCAGGGTTGTTCTCCGGCTTCATCGCGCCGTACGCCTCCGGGACTCGCACCGCGGACTACCTCAACGGTCCCCCGACGCCGATCCGCTTCGTCGACAGCGAGGGCAGGTTTCATTTGCGCCCCTTCATCTACGGGCGCAAGATAGAGCGCGACCCGGTCACGTTGCGCCTACTGACCACACCGGACTTCGACCAGATCGTGCCCATCGAATTCTTCGTCCACGGCCAGGAGTACGAGTTCTGGGGACTCTTCCCCACGAACCTGCACCTGTTCGGCACCGACTCCGTCACGATCCATCTCTTCGGCACCGACAGCATCGGACGAGACCTCTTCTCCCGGACCCTGTACTCGACCCGGGTCTCCCTCTCGGTCGGAGCGGTGGGTGTATTGATCGCCTTCATCCTCGGATCGATAATCGGCGGCATCGCAGGACTCTACGGGGGCCTGATCGACAGCGTCATCATGCGGCTGATCGAATTCATCCGGTCGGTACCGACCCTGCCGCTGTGGATGGCGCTCAGTGCCGCCGTGCCGCGGACCTGGACTCCCCTGCAGACCTATCTTGCGATCACCGTGATCCTGGCGCTCATCGGCTGGACGTGGCTGGCCCGGACCATCAGGAGCAAGCTGCTGGCGGTGCGTAACGAGGAGTTCGTGATCGCCGCCCGCCTCTCGGGCTGCACCGATGCCCGAATCATCGGCCGTCATCTGCTGCCCTCGTTCATGAGCTATCTGATCGTCGATATGACCATCGCCTTCCCCGAGATCCTGCTGGCCGAGACCGCCCTCAGCTTCCTTGGCCTGGGACTGCGCGAGCCGGTCGAGAGCTGGGGGGTCCTCCTCTTCGCCGCCCAGAACGTGCGCTCCATCGCTCACACGCCCTGGCTCCTGATACCCGGCATCTTCGTCGTCCTCGCCGTGCTCGCCTTCAGCTTCGTGGGCGACGGCCTGCGGGACGCCGCCGACCCTCACGCCAAGGGGGGCAGCGTTCGATGACCGGCGAGCCGCTCCTTCGGGTGGAGGATCTCACCGTCGCGCTGCGCGTCGACGCCGGCCTGGTGGCGCTGATCGACAGCGTCAGTTTCAGCCTCGATTCCGGCCGGGTCCTCGCCCTCGTCGGCGAGAGCGGCTCGGGCAAGAGCGTTACCGCCCTCTCGCTCATGCGCCTCCTGCCCAACGCCATGAGGATCCACGAGGGCAGCATCAACTTCCGCTCCCGGCGCGCCGGCACTGTCGACCTTGCGGCGCTGCGACCGTACGGAAGGGAGATGCGCAGCATCCGCGGAAGCGAGATCGGCATGATCTTCCAGGAGCCGATGGCATCCTTCTCGCCGGTGCACACGATCGGCGAGCACATAGCAGACGTTCTGCGCGCGCACACCGACCTGAACTCCAAAGCGGTACGGGAGCGCGCCATCGAGATGCTTGACAGGGTGCAGATAGCCGACCCGCGGCGCGCCGTGGACCGCTACCCGCACGAGTTCTCGGGCGGCATGCGGCAACGGGCGATGATCGCCAAGGCCCTCTGCTGCGGCCCCGCCCTGCTGATAGCCGATGAACCGACTACCGCGCTCGACGTCACTATCCAGGCCCAGGTGCTGGAGCTGATGCTCGAGTTGCAGACCGAGTTCGAGATGGCGATCATCTTCATCACTCACGACCTGGGCGTGGTCGCTCAGATCGCCGACGAGGTGGCCGTGATGTACACCGGAAAGTTGATCGAGCAGGGGGACAAACGAGCAGTCTTCCGGCAGCCCGCCCATCCCTACACCCGGGAACTGCTGGCGGCGACGCCGCGGCTGGGACGCAACGGAGCGGCGGAACTGAGGACCATCCGGGGCAACGTACCCGGTCTGCTCGACCTTCCTTCGGGCTGTACCTTCCACCCGCGTTGCGACTCGTTCATCCACGGGTGCTGCGAACTTCACGAACCCGAGGACCGCTACCTGAGCGAGGAACACCGCGTGAGCTGCCACCTCTATGACTGAGCGGCCCACTACCGAACCTGCGGGGATCCGAGTCGGGAGTAGCGGCTCAGTGCTCGAGCCGGGTAAGAGTTCCGGCGGCGTCCTCCTGGAAGTCTCGAACCTGACCGTGGAGTTCCCTACAGGCCGCGGACAACGCGGCGAATCGAAGCGCCTGCTGCGGGCGGTAGATGGGGTGAGCCTCACCATCGAACGTGGCGAGACGCTCGGCCTGGTAGGCGAGAGCGGCTCCGGCAAGACCACCTTCGGCAGGGCGCTGCTGCGAGTGGTACCGGCGACGCAGGGAAGGGTCAGGTACTTCACCGGTGACGGCCGCTCCATCGAGGTGCTCGAGCTCGACAGGCGGGGCCTTCGGGGGGTGTGGCGCGAGATGCAGATGATCTTCCAGGATCCCTACTCCTCGCTCAACCCCCGCATGACGGTGGCGGACATCATCGGTGAACCGCTCGTCGCCAACCGACTGGCGAAGGGAGCGAGGCTGAGCGAGAAGGTGCGCGATATCGCCATTCGCTGCGGCCTCTCGCCGGAGCACCTGGGCCGGCATCCGCATGCCTTCAGCGGCGGCCAGCGGCAGCGCATAGCCATCGCCCGCTCGCTCGTGCTCGAGCCGTCGTTCGTGGTTTGCGACGAGGCCGTGTCGTCTCTCGACGTCTCGATCCAGTCGCAGATACTCAACCTCCTCTCGGAGTTGCAGCGAGATCTGGGCTTCACCTACCTGTTCATCGCCCACGACCTGTCGGTGGTGTCGCAGGTGAGCGACAGGGTCGCGGTCATGTACCTGGGCAGGATCGTCGAAATCGGTCCCACCGAGGCCATCTTCCGTTCCCCCAGGCACCCCTACACGGAGGCCCTCCTCTCCGCCATCCCAATGGCCGACCCCGATACCCCCATGAAGCCGCGACTGCTCACCGGTGAACTGCCCGACCCCGCCGACCCGCCCTCGGGCTGCCCCTTCCGAACCCGCTGCCGCTTCGCGGTGGAGCGGTGCGCCACTGAGCGCCCCGAGCTCGTCGAGGTGGGTCCGAAGCAGGCAGTCGCCTGCCACTTCTTCGACCAGTTCGACCTGCAAGGGGCGATAGATCATGCGCCCGGGAGTTCACCCCTATGACAACCGAGCACTTCGATGTGGCGGTGGTAGGCGCCGGCCTGGTAGGGGCGGCGATCGCGCACGAGCTAGCTCGGGCAGGCGCTTCCACCCTGGTGCTGGAGGCCGGCCCCGAACCGGCGCCGGGGGCGAGTCGCTCGAACTCCGGCATCCTCCACACCGGCTTCGACTCCCCGCCCGGCACTCTGGAGACGGAGTTGATCCTGGAGCAGGGGCGGCTGTGGCGGCCCCTCTTCGACGAGTTGGGCATCCCCTACCGGGAAACCGGCGCGCTGCTGGTGGCGTCGGACGAGGAGCAGTTGGAGCGCCTGCCCGGCATAGCCGAGAACGCCGAGCGCAACGGCGTCGAAGTGCGCCTGTTGAACGAACAGCAGACCCGGCAGCTGGAGCCGGGGGCGGCCGCCAAAGGCAGCCTGCTGGTTCCAGGTGAGGCGATAACCGATCCCTTCGAGGTCACCCGCCGACTGCTCTGCACCGGAGCCGTGAGCAGATACGGCTGGCGAGTGCAACGGGTGGTAGAGGGTCCGGCGGGGGCCGAGGTCGATGGGGAGCGCGGCCGGATCTCGGCCGGCTTCGTGATCAACTGCGCCGGGCTCTACGGCGACGAGGTTTCGGGCGACGACAGCTTCAACATCACCGCGCGGCGCGGCGAGTTCGTCGTTTTCGCGAAAGGGAGTGCGTCCCTGGTCGAGCACATCCTGCTGCCGGTACCATCCCCCTACAGCAAGGGAGTCCTGGTCTTCCCCACGATCTACGGCTACCTGTGCGCCGGCCCCAGCGCCATAGACCAGGACGACAAGGAAGACTGGCGACCCCGGCGCGACTGCCTCGAGGAGGTGCGCCAGCGGGCCGGCAATCTGTTCCCACCACTGCTCGAGCTCGACCGGGTGAACGCCTGGGCGGGCTTGCGGCCGGTAGGGCAGCCGCGCAACTACATCATCGAGTGGTCCCGGTCGACTCCGTCGCTGCTCAACGTGGCGGCGATCCGCTCGACCGGTCTCTCGGCCTGCCTCGGGATCGCCCGCCATGTCCTGGCGATGCTGCGTGAGCGCGGTCTAGAAGTCAAACCTTCGGTGAGCAGGACGGAGATACCGGACCTGGAGCCGGAACCGTGGTGGGAGCGGCTCAACTCACTTAGGAACGTGGGGACGCCGTGCTGATAGGCATCGACCAGGGCACTACCGGCACCACCTGCCTCGCCCTCAGCGACGACTTGACGCCGTTGGCCCGGGCTTACCGCGACCTTCCGAACCGCTTCCCACGCCCCGGCTGGGTCGAACAGGAGCCCGAAGAGATCCTGGCCACTGTGGTGGAAACGGTCGCCGAAGTTCTGCAGGTGGCGGGCGGGGAGGAGGTGCGAGCCGCAGGCCTGGCCAACCAGGGCGAGACGGTGGTGGCCTGGGACCGCTCGACCGGGGAGGCGCTGGGGCCGGCGATCGTCTGGTCTGACAGGCGCTCCTCTACGGTGGTGGACGCGCTGGAGCGAGCCGGGAAGGGCCAGGCGATCAGTGAGTTGAGCGGCTTGCGGCTCGACGCCTACTTCTCGGCATCGAAACTTAGTTGGCTGCTCAGACACGACCGCAGGGTGCAGGCCGCGCGCGAGGCGGGCTCGCTGCTGCTGGGAACACTCGACGCCTGGATCGGCTGGCGACTCGCCGGGCGAACGCACCTGACCGATCACTCGACCGCCTCGCGCACCCAGCTCCTCGGTCCCGGCGGGGACGACTGGGACGACGAGCTGCTCGACCACTTCGGAGTGCCGCGCGAGGCGCTCCCGAGCGTCCGGACATCGCTGGGTGCCCGCGGCGAGCTCGAACACCCCTCCTGGGGCAGGCCCCTGCCCTGGACCGCCAGCCTCGTCGACCAGCCGGCGGCGTTGGCCGGCAACGCCTGTTTCGCGGAGGGCGAGACCAAGGTCACCTACGGCACCGGCTGCTTCGCCCTGGCCAACGCCGGCGGCACACCACCCACCCCGCCTGCCGGACTCCTGCCCATAACCGCCTGGAGCGAGGCCGACGATCGGGTCTACGCGGTCGAGGGGGGCGCCTTCACCGCCGGCACCGCCATCAACTGGCTGATCCAGGTTGGTCTGCTGGCCGCCCCAGGCGAGACCGCCGACCTGGCCGAGAGCGTCGAAGACGCGGGAGACGTCCGGTTCCTGCCTGCCTTGAGCGGGCTGGGAGCACCCTGGTGGCAGCAGGAAGCCGCCGGCGCATTCGCCGGCCTGAGCAGCGGCACCACCAGAGCACATCTGGTGCGGGCGGTGCTCGACTCGATCGCACTGCGGGTCCGGGACATCCTCGAAG
Protein-coding regions in this window:
- a CDS encoding oligopeptide/dipeptide ABC transporter ATP-binding protein, whose amino-acid sequence is MLEPGKSSGGVLLEVSNLTVEFPTGRGQRGESKRLLRAVDGVSLTIERGETLGLVGESGSGKTTFGRALLRVVPATQGRVRYFTGDGRSIEVLELDRRGLRGVWREMQMIFQDPYSSLNPRMTVADIIGEPLVANRLAKGARLSEKVRDIAIRCGLSPEHLGRHPHAFSGGQRQRIAIARSLVLEPSFVVCDEAVSSLDVSIQSQILNLLSELQRDLGFTYLFIAHDLSVVSQVSDRVAVMYLGRIVEIGPTEAIFRSPRHPYTEALLSAIPMADPDTPMKPRLLTGELPDPADPPSGCPFRTRCRFAVERCATERPELVEVGPKQAVACHFFDQFDLQGAIDHAPGSSPL
- a CDS encoding ABC transporter ATP-binding protein, producing the protein MTGEPLLRVEDLTVALRVDAGLVALIDSVSFSLDSGRVLALVGESGSGKSVTALSLMRLLPNAMRIHEGSINFRSRRAGTVDLAALRPYGREMRSIRGSEIGMIFQEPMASFSPVHTIGEHIADVLRAHTDLNSKAVRERAIEMLDRVQIADPRRAVDRYPHEFSGGMRQRAMIAKALCCGPALLIADEPTTALDVTIQAQVLELMLELQTEFEMAIIFITHDLGVVAQIADEVAVMYTGKLIEQGDKRAVFRQPAHPYTRELLAATPRLGRNGAAELRTIRGNVPGLLDLPSGCTFHPRCDSFIHGCCELHEPEDRYLSEEHRVSCHLYD
- a CDS encoding FAD-dependent oxidoreductase → MTTEHFDVAVVGAGLVGAAIAHELARAGASTLVLEAGPEPAPGASRSNSGILHTGFDSPPGTLETELILEQGRLWRPLFDELGIPYRETGALLVASDEEQLERLPGIAENAERNGVEVRLLNEQQTRQLEPGAAAKGSLLVPGEAITDPFEVTRRLLCTGAVSRYGWRVQRVVEGPAGAEVDGERGRISAGFVINCAGLYGDEVSGDDSFNITARRGEFVVFAKGSASLVEHILLPVPSPYSKGVLVFPTIYGYLCAGPSAIDQDDKEDWRPRRDCLEEVRQRAGNLFPPLLELDRVNAWAGLRPVGQPRNYIIEWSRSTPSLLNVAAIRSTGLSACLGIARHVLAMLRERGLEVKPSVSRTEIPDLEPEPWWERLNSLRNVGTPC
- a CDS encoding ABC transporter permease, producing the protein MKTVAAPRFLHRPKGRLRSYDSASQWQLVWWRFKRHRLAMLGLAVLGLMVLAGLFSGFIAPYASGTRTADYLNGPPTPIRFVDSEGRFHLRPFIYGRKIERDPVTLRLLTTPDFDQIVPIEFFVHGQEYEFWGLFPTNLHLFGTDSVTIHLFGTDSIGRDLFSRTLYSTRVSLSVGAVGVLIAFILGSIIGGIAGLYGGLIDSVIMRLIEFIRSVPTLPLWMALSAAVPRTWTPLQTYLAITVILALIGWTWLARTIRSKLLAVRNEEFVIAARLSGCTDARIIGRHLLPSFMSYLIVDMTIAFPEILLAETALSFLGLGLREPVESWGVLLFAAQNVRSIAHTPWLLIPGIFVVLAVLAFSFVGDGLRDAADPHAKGGSVR
- a CDS encoding FGGY family carbohydrate kinase, giving the protein MLIGIDQGTTGTTCLALSDDLTPLARAYRDLPNRFPRPGWVEQEPEEILATVVETVAEVLQVAGGEEVRAAGLANQGETVVAWDRSTGEALGPAIVWSDRRSSTVVDALERAGKGQAISELSGLRLDAYFSASKLSWLLRHDRRVQAAREAGSLLLGTLDAWIGWRLAGRTHLTDHSTASRTQLLGPGGDDWDDELLDHFGVPREALPSVRTSLGARGELEHPSWGRPLPWTASLVDQPAALAGNACFAEGETKVTYGTGCFALANAGGTPPTPPAGLLPITAWSEADDRVYAVEGGAFTAGTAINWLIQVGLLAAPGETADLAESVEDAGDVRFLPALSGLGAPWWQQEAAGAFAGLSSGTTRAHLVRAVLDSIALRVRDILEAAWSAGIRKPVAGLRVDGGLTSNRYLMQRQADLLGLPLLLSPNREATALGAAAMAGIAAGLFGRDEVREAVAAPVRIEPRSSARERDAEYYEWLDWVERACQLTERTARVEER
- a CDS encoding ABC transporter substrate-binding protein, producing MAATILVSAVAQQCPTVSDPQGLISEWPQQLELAEFEAQTEESLAFSENPLFADAVAAGELPPAEDRLPAEPLVVLPYDDCGSYGGTLRGTSRAPESGTSELLSWRQVNLVRMSDDLSTIVPNVAKSWSWNEDLSSITFVLREGHRWSDGEPFTADDVVFYIEDIIKNEELHPTVPDPWLVAGEPVVVEKIDDLTFTFHFAAPAPGLLHYFATGGSYFAPYAPAHYYEPLHIAYNENADEEAREAGFDGWAQRFDQAWDEWKDAEVLAPDAVNRPTLESHLLEVDANTQQRVFVANPYYFKIDTMGQQLPYIDRHHERFLDAELNLLAILNGEVDEKAQGVAFADYPLLKEGEAEGGYTLRTPPGAVGSFIAFNITHPDPALREIYSDVRFRQAMSLAIDREEINQTLYFGLGTPMQALPPESPFTTDEDESYMIDYDPERANALLDEMGLERGANGMRMRPDGRPLQILWEYSTQFASSNLVQLVSDYWRDVGVAVQVREVTSALTREKAWNNQNDINMEWDAPFEPNMISQIDTYVPPYTQTGPLFGVPWVNWRNSGGAEGEEPPDWAKRLFELAEEWRTVEPGSERYMEIGREMVDINLENLTIIGLVSRLPGPTVVSNRLRNVTEWPVQHYNWGRTYPVRVDQWYFGD
- a CDS encoding ABC transporter permease, which codes for MRGLRFVGWRLLSMAGTLLAVSVVAFVIIQLPPGDFADAYVAQKSQAGGAFSRTDLANLRHSLGLDRPWHEQYLSWMSGILLRFDFGYSWEWQRPVTELIASRMPLTLLLAFSTLLFMYGVALPIGIYSAVRQYSVADYSFSLLGYIGLATPNFLLALILMYFGQQWFGQSVGGLFLPEYVGQPWSWARFLDLLAHLWVPVVVLGTAGTAFLVRSMRAVLLDELDKMYVLSAKAGGIAPLRLLIRYPVRLALIPIVATLGWRLTYVISGAPIVGVVLGLPDTGPLFLKSLLNQDMQLAGALVFIFCALTIIGTFVSDLLLALLDPRIKLSA
- a CDS encoding FAD-dependent oxidoreductase; amino-acid sequence: MEQFDVVIVGSGLVGAAVAWELSRAGVRTAVLEASNEIAAGASRSNSGLLCTGFDSEPGTLETEMILEQGRRWRPVFDSLGIPYRIPGALVLAHDEAQEARLPALARNASQNGVETTLLDRAEVARREPGVRARAALLVPAEAITDPYEVVRGLLSQTPEVRLEWPVREVSSVNGGAEVAGPAGRIAARFVINCAGLYADEVAADGAFQITPRRGEFLAFGEGSAERIRHILLPVPSGRTKGVLLFPTVHGRLCAGPSAIDQVDKEDWRPRANELSRIRARAAEILPELASVKPVAAWAGLRPVGHPRNYYVGWSSRVPSMLSIAGIRSTGLSSCLGLSSLALRLLEERGLESRGRELRPLTPAAESMPVPWWERLNRLRNWSG